Proteins from a genomic interval of Antedon mediterranea chromosome 5, ecAntMedi1.1, whole genome shotgun sequence:
- the LOC140049059 gene encoding uncharacterized protein: protein MFVVVNVSKLITLFVTIGIIYKAYGSCSNVQGESLIPRVHVDSHGWTILNTGNPITCDGYVTAWRFYPTASAEFLALVMRPHIAGSNQYVVVARTVIPKQQVLNTAREFTLPEPDWISVKSGDVIGFKFETSLLPFDEGGTTVIYHQGISQNDLLVHTVHTINGGSSMRTYSIQAVLKDSYLPCNIIKWPFMKITTKKTTTLQIWMDDWNKIKCPGTITGWRYMAKVTTDIIGLVYRAVDADNNVYEIIGKTLLPEGESDVVVEFPLAHSDRIDVLPGDKIGFTYTTTARLYHQHDYSNVGSIYKYTAQPSVYDIGTQITFNDYDTRRFSFDAVFDINDLDNAYKSTVIVENHKLQNNEIATITDCTLASCVTNCIKNQHCKSVNYNQNTCKLNDATSTEDESNFAEIAGERYIEMSPVITKAESTCAFVDCGSGNICIDVPGTVRRHLCLCSATGYLADQCPSAECLEPLGMESGDIVDNQLSASSMWSDREDHGPKCARLNAVPTSSCVPCWVPHDSDINSWIQIHLMVEHNITGIQTQGRHSQHFQWVKTYTISYIKVNQVGETFISNGHGNQKIFDGNWDQTSVRTHYFNPVIQGVAIRIYPKSFYEHRSLRAEVLGCRIGNEWVRVFKGVSMTGVSIYNAWQTGSGTSSYHAHQFLISDTFYRNNAIFDNWSTLNIQQVKLTAFSAFHEELFSITFDGVGSTTSSWFSKDRVQSSPWEDMEAASSNVFSIDGLHNRPFFMSNYYNGCGGDKGWFAVLESSDCKEWDGYDTNPRIIYSRTKSAEIWATGHIGTARAMTIDVVF, encoded by the exons ATGTTTGTCGTCGTCAACGTTAGCAAGTTGATCACCTTGTTTGTGACCATAGGTATAATTTATAAAG cctATGGCAGTTGTTCAAATGTACAAGGAGAATCTCTGATACCCAGAGTACATGTGGACTCCCATGGATGGACGATTCTGAATACTGGGAATCCAATAACATGTGATGGATATGTAACAGCTTGGAGATTCTATCCAACTGCATCTGCAGAATTCTTAGCATTGGTGATGCGTCCACACATAGCTGGTAGCAACCAGTACGTTGTGGTTGCACGAACCGTAATACCGAAACAACAAGTATTGAATACAGCACGAGAGTTTACGTTACCAGAACCAGATTGGATCTCAGTAAAAAGTGGCGATGTTATTGGATTCAAATTTGAAACAAGTCTTCTGCCGTTTGATGAAGGGGGTACAACGGTTATATATCACCAAGGGATCAGTCAGAATGATTTGTTAGTCCACACTGTTCACACGATCAATGGCGGTTCTAGTATGAGAACATATTCAATTCAAGCTGTTTTAAAGG attcatATTTACCATGTAACATAATCAAGTGGCCATTCATGAAGATAACTacgaaaaaaacaacaacattgcaAATATGGATGGACGATTGGAACAAGATAAAGTGTCCCGGTACAATCACAGGATGGAGGTATATGGCAAAAGTAACAACGGATATCATTGGCTTAGTTTACAGAGCGGTAGACGCAGACAACAACGTGTATGAAATCATCGGGAAAACTTTACTTCCAGAAGGAGAGTCTGACGTTGTCGTCGAATTTCCACTTGCACATTCTGATAGAATTGATGTTTTACCTGGGGATAAGATTGGCTTTACGTATACAACAACAGCGCGCCTCTACCACCAACATGATTATTCCAATGTGGGGTCGATTTATAAATATACGGCACAGCCATCTGTCTATGATATTGGGACCCAGATTACGTTCAATGATTACGACACCAGACGTTTTTCGTTTGATGCTGTTTTTGATATTAATG atctCGATAATGCATACAAGTCGACAGTGATCGTAGAGAACCATAAGCTGCAAAACAATGAAATCGCCACTATCACTGACTGTACTTTGGCTTCCTGTGTCACAAACTGTATCAAGAACCAGCACTGTAAATCAGTCAACTACAACCAAAATACATGTAAATTAAATGACGCTACTAGTACCGAAGACGAGAGTAATTTTGCTGAGATCGCAGGAGAAAGATACATCGAAATGAGTCCTGTGATCACG AAAGCTGAAAGCACATGCGCATTTGTTGACTGTGGGTCTGGAAACATTTGTATCGATGTTCCTGGTACTGTGAGACGCCATCTTTGTTTATGTTCTGCAACTGGATATCTAGCTGACCAGTGTCCGTCAGCAG AATGTCTTGAACCTCTTGGAATGGAGTCTGGTGATATTGTTGATAATCAATTAAGTGCAAGTTCTATGTGGTCAGATCGAGAAGACCACGGTCCAAAATGTGCAAGATTAAATGCAGTACCAACATCTTCTTGCGTGCCTTGTTGGGTTCCACATGATTCAGATATCAACAGTTGGATTCAAATACATTTGATGGTGGAGCACAACATTACTGGTATCCAAACGCAGGGGAGACATAGTCAACATTTCCAATGGGTGAAAACCTACACAATAAGTTACATCAAAGTGAACCAAGTTGGAGAAACGTTCATCTCTAATGGTCATGGAAATCAGAAg ATTTTTGATGGTAATTGGGACCAAACTAGCGTACGAACACATTATTTTAACCCAGTAATACAAGGTGTAGCTATCAGGATTTACCCTAAAAGCTTCTATGAACACCGCAGTTTACGAGCTGAAGTTTTAGGCTGTAGAATAG GAAATGAATGGGTTCGAGTGTTTAAGGGTGTATCTATGACTGGAGTTAGCATTTACAACGCTTGGCAAACTGGATCAGGAACATCAAGCTACCATGCTCATCAATTTCTCATCAGTGATACATTTTACAGAAACAATGCAATATTTGATAACTGGTCAACATTAAATATTCAACAG GTAAAACTGACAGCATTCTCAGCATTTCACGAGGAGTTGTTTTCTATCACTTTTGATGGTGTTGGTTCTACTACTAGCTCTTGGTTTTCAAAGGACAGAGTTCAAAGTTCACCTTGGGAGGACATGGAAGCTGCTTCCTCTAATGTATTTTCAATAGATGGACTTCATAATCG GCCATTTTTTATGAGTAACTATTACAATGGTTGCGGAGGTGATAAAGGATGGTTCGCAGTTTTGGAAAGCAGCGATTGTAAAGAATGGGATGGTTATGACACCAATCCAAGAATTATATACAGTCGGACAAAATCAGCAGAGATATGGGCTACTGGAC ATATTGGTACTGCTCGAGCAATGACAATCGATGTAGTATTTTAA
- the LOC140049303 gene encoding uncharacterized protein: MFVVVINVSKLVILVLTISLICTAYGSSCPKVHGGALTSRSLSNSPGWTMLNTGNPITCDGYVTAWRFYPTASAEFLTLVMRPHIAGSSQYVVVGRTVIPKQQVLNTEREFTLSEPDWISVKSGDVIGFKFETSLLLFDDGGTTVIYRHGISQNDLLVHTVHTINGGSYMRTYSFQAVLKNSYLPCNIINWPIMKKTTLELSNSLLWMDDWNKIKCAGTVTGWRYITSGSADIIGLVFRAVDADNNVYEIIGKTIISPSEDQVGVLVKSLLAYSDRIQVLPGDKIGFTYTGSSVYVKTDWSNAGSLYKSIPQPAVYDIGTEITFIGFQVRQYTFEAVLDDQESNSAYESTIIEDYQLQNNEIATISDCTLTSCVTNCIKNQQCKSVNYNQNTCKLNDATRTEDESNFAEIAGERYIEMSHKMANSVSHCAFVDCGPGNICIDIPGIVRRHLCLCSETGYLAEQCPSAECLEPLGVESGDIFDGQLSASSVWSGAANHGPKCGRLNGVNTAGVCIGAWAAAISDTNMWFQIHLMVEHSFTGIQTQGRQDLDQWMKTFTISYIKVNQVGEHFICNSDGDPKIFDGNVDRSEIRTHYFNPILQGVAIRIYPKSWHSRPNIRTEVLGCRTGNEWVRVFKGVSMTGVSIYNAWQTGSGTSSHHAHQFLISDTFYRNNAIFDNWATLNIQQVKLTAFSAFHEELFSITFDSVGSTTSSWFSKDRVQSSPWDDMEAASSNIFSIEGTSGSRRRFYMSNYHNGCGGDKGWFAVVEGNACGGWDGYGTNPRIIYSRTNSAEIWYTGYIGTARAMTFDVIF, encoded by the exons ATGTTTGTCGTCGTAATCAACGTCAGCAAATTGGTCATCTTGGTGCTGACCATAAGCTTAATTTGTACGG cctaTGGCAGTAGTTGTCCTAAGGTACATGGAGGAGCTCTAACATCTAGATCTTTGTCGAATTCCCCTGGATGGACGATGTTGAATACTGGGAATCCAATAACATGTGATGGATATGTAACAGCTTGGAGATTCTATCCAACTGCGTCTGCAGAATTCTTAACATTGGTGATGCGTCCTCACATAGCTGGTAGCAGCCAGTACGTTGTGGTTGGACGAACCGTAATACCGAAACAACAAGTATTGAATACAGAACGAGAGTTTACGCTATCAGAACCAGATTGGATCTCCGTAAAAAGTGGCGATGTTATTGGATTCAAATTTGAAACAAGTCTTCTGCTGTTTGATGATGGAGGTACAACGGTTATATATCGCCACGGGATCAGTCAGAATGATTTGTTAGTCCACACGGTTCACACGATCAATGGCGGTTCTTATATGAGAACATATTCATTTCAAGCTGTTTTAAAAA ATTCCTATCTACCATGTAATATAATCAACTGGCCGATTATGAAGAAGACGACGTTAGAATTAAGTAATTCGTTACTTTGGATGGACGATTGGAACAAAATTAAGTGTGCCGGAACAGTCACTGGTTGGAGGTATATAACTAGTGGATCAGCAGATATCATCGGTTTAGTTTTCAGAGCGGTGGACGCAGACAACAACGTGTATGAAATAATTGGAAAAACAATCATCAGTCCATCAGAAGACCAGGTTGGCGTTCTTGTCAAATCTTTACTTGCATATTCTGATCGAATACAGGTTTTACCTGGGGATAAAATTGGTTTTACGTACACCGGTTCTTCCGTCTATGTGAAAACAGACTGGTCAAATGCAGGTTCAttatataaaagtatacctcaacCTGCTGTATATGATATCGGAACAGAAATAACATTCATAGGATTCCAAGTAAGACAATATACATTTGAAGCAGTTTTAGATGATCAAG aatcgAACAGTGCATATGAGTCTACGATTATAGAAGACTACCAACTCCAAAACAACGAAATTGCCACTATCTCTGACTGTACTCTGACTTCCTGTGTCACAAACTGTATCAAGAACCAACAATGTAAATCAGTCAACTACAACCAAAATACATGTAAATTAAATGACGCTACTCGAACGGAAGACGAGAGTAATTTTGCCGAGATCGCAGGAGAAAGATACATCGAAATGAGTCATAAGATGGCG AACTCGGTGAGTCATTGTGCATTTGTTGACTGTGGGCCTGGAAACATTTGTATCGATATTCCTGGTATCGTAAGACGCCATCTTTGTTTATGTTCAGAAACTGGATATCTAGCTGAACAGTGTCCGTCAGCAG AATGTCTTGAACCTCTTGGAGTGGAGTCTGGTGATATTTTTGATGGTCAATTAAGCGCCAGTTCTGTGTGGTCAGGAGCAGCAAACCACGGTCCAAAATGTGGCAGATTGAATGGAGTTAATACAGCAGGGGTGTGTATAGGAGCTTGGGCTGCTGCTATTTCGGATACAAACATGTGgtttcaaatacatttaatggTTGAACATAGTTTTACTGGTATCCAAACGCAGGGTAGACAAGACTTGGACCAATGGAtgaaaacatttacaataagtTACATCAAAGTTAACCAAGTTGGAGAACATTTCATCTGTAATAGTGACGGTGATCCCAAG atttttgACGGCAATGTGGATAGATCTGAAATACGAACGCATTATTTTAATCCAATATTACAAGGCGTGGCTATCAGGATTTACCCAAAAAGCtggcatagtaggcctaatattcgGACTGAAGTCTTGGGCTGTAGAACTG gAAATGAATGGGTTCGAGTGTTTAAGGGTGTATCTATGACTGGAGTTAGCATTTACAACGCCTGGCAAACTGGATCAGGAACATCAAGCCACCATGCTCATCAATTTCTCATCAGTGATACATTTTACAGAAACAATGCAATATTTGATAACTGGGCAACATTAAATATTCAACAG GTAAAACTGACAGCATTCTCTGCATTTCACGAGGAGTTGTTTTCTATCACTTTTGATAGTGTTGGTTCCACTACTAGCTCTTGGTTTTCAAAGGACAGAGTTCAAAGTTCACCTTGGGACGACATGGAAGCTGCTTCCtctaatatattttcaatagaAGGAACAAGTGGAAGTCG AAGGAGGTTTTATATGAGTAATTATCACAATGGTTGTGGAGGTGACAAAGGATGGTTCGCAGTTGTGGAAGGCAACGCTTGTGGAGGATGGGATGGTTATGGCACCAATCCAAGAATTATATACAGTCGGACAAACTCAGCAGAGATATGGTACACTGGAT ATATTGGTACTGCTCGAGCGATGACATTcgatgtaatattttaa